In one window of Chryseobacterium phocaeense DNA:
- a CDS encoding lactonase family protein — protein MKQTLSLISLFLIYIHLYSQNTFVFFGSFNRDKTTEGIYVYQLDTIKGKLSKVSSLKGILNPSFLTLSTDGQYIYACTESKTHGAGSVSSFRFDPKNKKLTFINSQKSGGENPVYVSVHKNGRWLVNANYTEGSVSAYPIAGNGTIHPAVQNFQFSEGSINKNRQDRSHVHAAVFSPDFTQVFFPDLGADTIRMYNFENDSTEPLQPAKQSFVAATPGSGPRHFTFHPNGKFAYCIEELGGAVTAYRYDNSSLKSIQRINTHTDQYKEDFESSDVHISPDGRFLYASNRGAENNIAIFSILEDGTLKNIGYQPTFGKQARVFALDESGKFLIVTSASSGDVVVFKRNPETGLLKKVGRKTRIYGVSCVKIRKY, from the coding sequence TTGAAGCAAACACTAAGCCTGATCAGCCTCTTTTTAATTTACATCCATTTATATTCACAGAATACTTTTGTATTTTTCGGATCATTTAACCGGGATAAAACCACTGAAGGAATTTACGTCTACCAGCTCGACACTATTAAGGGGAAACTTTCTAAGGTAAGTTCATTAAAGGGAATTTTAAATCCATCTTTCCTCACGCTTTCGACGGACGGTCAATACATTTATGCCTGCACTGAAAGCAAAACGCACGGCGCAGGAAGTGTAAGCAGCTTTAGATTTGATCCTAAAAATAAAAAGCTCACCTTCATCAACAGCCAGAAAAGCGGCGGCGAGAATCCTGTTTACGTATCGGTTCATAAAAACGGCCGGTGGCTGGTGAATGCCAACTACACGGAAGGAAGTGTCTCTGCATATCCCATCGCCGGAAACGGAACGATACATCCGGCGGTACAGAATTTTCAGTTTTCAGAAGGAAGCATCAACAAAAACAGACAGGACAGATCCCATGTTCATGCTGCTGTTTTTTCACCGGACTTCACCCAGGTATTTTTTCCGGATCTTGGGGCTGATACAATCAGAATGTACAATTTTGAAAATGATTCAACCGAACCTCTGCAGCCGGCAAAACAATCCTTTGTAGCCGCCACTCCGGGAAGCGGCCCGAGGCATTTCACCTTCCACCCCAACGGAAAATTCGCCTATTGCATTGAAGAGCTGGGGGGCGCTGTTACTGCTTACCGGTATGATAATTCCAGCCTGAAAAGTATTCAGAGAATCAATACCCACACGGATCAATATAAAGAAGATTTCGAAAGTTCTGATGTTCATATCTCCCCGGACGGGCGTTTTTTATATGCATCCAACCGCGGAGCCGAAAATAATATTGCTATTTTTTCAATCCTTGAAGACGGAACTTTAAAAAACATAGGGTATCAGCCCACTTTCGGCAAGCAGGCAAGAGTGTTTGCTTTGGATGAAAGCGGTAAGTTCCTTATTGTAACCAGTGCATCCAGTGGCGATGTTGTGGTATTTAAGCGTAACCCTGAAACAGGTTTATTAAAAAAAGTAGGAAGAAAGACCAGGATTTATGGAGTTTCTTGCGTGAAGATCAGAAAGTATTGA
- a CDS encoding serine hydrolase domain-containing protein produces MRYLSFFFIFIFTIHLQAQKNSEKHKKELNRYFTALTDLKKFNGNVLVTQNGKILLDQTYTISSGPAALRVNKNSAFIIASVSKVFIKYAILKLEEQGKLKLSDKLSTIIPDFPDGNKISIENLLYHQSGLPREIRDYEKYENLSLEKTVELAKKESLQFEPGTQNLYSNVGYFILHYIIDRSSDKGYQEFIKNEIIKKYQFKNTGEFNNTGTVSNFAYGFTQDDSAKTVPVSKTSINRFETGNYYSTIDDLYSFSKNLFSGKNIKKEQALKMFGKDSLLVQAGGRPGYRAYYYQNLKTKTTFIFTANFDDIPIQKVTEDIINLLKDKPYTIPQKINKKQVAVSDDILKQYTGKFALDVDKSQEFTISLENNVLYIADKSGEKTKIYPESETSFFDNPESADGYQFTKQADGKYGLIIISTGITLKTTRLE; encoded by the coding sequence ATGAGATATTTAAGTTTTTTTTTCATTTTTATTTTCACGATTCATCTTCAGGCCCAGAAAAATTCTGAAAAGCATAAAAAGGAACTGAACCGGTATTTCACCGCATTGACAGATCTGAAAAAATTCAACGGGAATGTACTGGTTACCCAAAATGGAAAGATTCTTCTGGATCAGACCTATACGATTTCCAGCGGACCCGCGGCTTTACGCGTCAATAAAAACAGTGCATTCATCATTGCATCCGTCTCCAAGGTCTTTATTAAATATGCCATTCTGAAACTCGAGGAACAGGGAAAGCTTAAACTTTCGGATAAGCTCAGTACCATTATTCCTGATTTTCCCGACGGAAACAAAATTTCAATTGAAAACCTGCTGTATCACCAATCCGGACTTCCACGGGAAATCAGGGATTATGAGAAATATGAAAATCTCAGCCTTGAAAAAACGGTAGAACTCGCGAAAAAAGAATCCCTCCAGTTTGAGCCGGGCACACAAAACCTCTACTCCAATGTGGGTTATTTCATTCTTCATTATATTATCGACCGTTCTTCTGATAAAGGATATCAGGAATTTATAAAAAATGAAATCATCAAAAAGTATCAGTTTAAAAATACGGGAGAATTCAATAACACCGGAACAGTCTCTAATTTCGCGTATGGATTTACCCAGGATGATAGCGCTAAAACGGTTCCTGTTTCAAAAACCAGCATCAACAGGTTTGAAACGGGAAATTACTATTCTACAATTGATGACCTCTATTCTTTCAGTAAAAACCTCTTTTCCGGAAAAAATATAAAGAAAGAACAGGCGCTTAAAATGTTTGGGAAAGACAGCCTGCTGGTTCAGGCCGGCGGAAGACCTGGGTACAGAGCTTATTATTACCAGAATTTAAAAACGAAGACCACATTTATTTTTACTGCTAATTTTGATGATATTCCAATCCAGAAGGTTACAGAAGATATTATTAATCTTTTGAAAGATAAGCCGTATACCATTCCTCAAAAAATCAATAAAAAACAGGTAGCTGTTTCTGATGACATTTTAAAACAGTACACGGGAAAATTTGCTTTGGATGTGGATAAATCCCAGGAATTTACAATCTCCCTGGAAAATAACGTTCTGTATATCGCCGATAAAAGCGGTGAGAAAACAAAAATTTATCCGGAATCTGAGACCTCTTTCTTCGATAATCCTGAATCCGCAGACGGCTACCAGTTTACCAAACAAGCTGACGGAAAATATGGCCTGATCATTATCTCTACAGGCATTACCCTGAAAACAACCCGGCTGGAATAA
- a CDS encoding serine hydrolase domain-containing protein gives MQLKPIFLSLLFLLLSFQTTAAQAYEKKIDSLILTGFGNTNEPGGAFLATKKGKVIYRKAFGKANLELDVNMTPDNVFQIGSMTKQFTAVAILMLEQQGKLNVDDPVSKYIKDYPSGDKITIHHLLTHTSGIKDFTKMKALSTIAQKEMKPEMMVDFFKNEPVDFAPGEKFEYNNSGYVVLGYIIELVSGQTYEDFIKKNIFEKAGMSHSYYATDRLVIPKRAYGYHQKEYGFVNKTVISFSVPFSSGSLMSTVDDMLKWQQALNQNILLNAAETKKAFQKYKLNNGEKFTYGYGWHLKDINGTPDREHGGSVFGFKSMGVYIPSEDIYVIGFSNCDCHSPTEITRNIAKIVLQSGKK, from the coding sequence ATGCAATTAAAACCTATTTTTTTATCGCTTCTTTTTTTGCTGTTATCTTTTCAGACTACTGCAGCACAGGCTTATGAAAAAAAGATCGACAGCCTTATACTAACCGGATTTGGAAATACCAATGAACCGGGCGGTGCCTTCCTCGCAACAAAAAAGGGAAAAGTTATTTACCGTAAAGCATTTGGAAAAGCCAATCTGGAACTGGATGTCAATATGACCCCGGACAATGTGTTTCAAATCGGTTCCATGACCAAGCAATTTACAGCCGTTGCCATTCTCATGCTGGAGCAGCAGGGAAAACTGAATGTAGACGACCCGGTTTCAAAATACATCAAAGATTATCCGTCAGGAGATAAAATCACCATTCATCATCTGCTGACGCATACTTCCGGGATCAAGGATTTTACAAAAATGAAGGCTTTGTCTACCATTGCCCAAAAAGAGATGAAACCTGAAATGATGGTTGATTTTTTCAAAAATGAACCGGTTGATTTTGCGCCGGGAGAGAAATTCGAGTATAATAATTCCGGGTATGTGGTCTTAGGCTATATTATTGAGCTGGTTTCGGGACAGACTTACGAAGATTTCATTAAAAAGAATATTTTTGAAAAAGCCGGGATGAGCCATTCCTATTATGCTACCGACCGCCTTGTGATTCCTAAAAGAGCGTACGGCTACCACCAGAAAGAATATGGATTTGTCAATAAAACGGTGATCAGTTTCAGTGTTCCTTTTTCATCCGGTTCCCTGATGTCTACCGTAGACGATATGCTGAAATGGCAGCAGGCTCTGAATCAGAATATACTGCTTAATGCCGCTGAAACCAAAAAAGCTTTTCAGAAATACAAATTAAATAACGGTGAGAAATTTACATACGGCTACGGATGGCATCTGAAAGATATCAACGGAACGCCTGACAGAGAGCATGGCGGAAGTGTTTTCGGGTTCAAAAGTATGGGCGTGTACATTCCATCTGAAGATATTTATGTGATTGGATTCAGCAACTGTGACTGCCACTCACCTACCGAGATTACAAGAAATATTGCAAAAATTGTTTTACAGTCAGGAAAAAAATAA